A single window of Streptomyces xanthii DNA harbors:
- a CDS encoding sensor histidine kinase, whose product MCLPRPRSLAGQLFAMQVVLVAVVVAGCALFMYVSDRGQAEDAARRQATAVARSVADAGSVREAITGGGDPTVRLQPYADEVRGHTGVDFVTIMDPAGIRWTHPDEDRIGERFLGHIGPALKGRTFSETYTGTLGASVRVVTPVYAVRDGRNQVVGLVSAGITIDEITAQARGQLLAVAGVALAALVLGGVGTYVINARLRRHTHGMNSTELSRMHAYHQAALHAVREGLVMLDGQRRVALMNDGARELLGVGAGDAAVGRSVAELGLPRALTGALLAAEPRVDEVHLTADRVVVVNTSPVASGERRGTVVTLRDHTELQAVMGELDSERGFTQALRSQAHEAANRLHTVVSLIELGRADEAVEFATAELELAQALTDQVVGAVSEPVLAALLLGKAAQANERGVELMVSADTRIDDGLLPRAVPARDLVTVLGNLVDNAVDAAQGSPGARVTVTALTAGEELVLRVADSGPGVDPAHADDVFERGWSTKPAGPGGRGLGLALVRQAVARGGGVLTLDRSADGGAEFTVRLPLGGARPGSAASDEGVPGPRGGGADGAPREAGAERSGSVAGRGDADAAQRGGRR is encoded by the coding sequence ATGTGCCTCCCCCGTCCTCGCAGCCTGGCCGGCCAGCTCTTCGCGATGCAGGTCGTGCTGGTCGCGGTCGTCGTGGCCGGGTGTGCGCTGTTCATGTACGTCAGCGACCGGGGGCAGGCGGAGGACGCGGCGCGGCGGCAGGCGACGGCGGTGGCGCGGTCGGTGGCCGACGCGGGGTCGGTGCGGGAGGCGATCACCGGGGGCGGGGATCCGACGGTGCGGTTGCAGCCGTACGCGGACGAGGTGCGGGGGCACACCGGGGTCGACTTCGTGACGATCATGGATCCGGCGGGGATCCGGTGGACGCATCCGGACGAGGACCGGATCGGCGAGCGGTTCCTGGGGCACATCGGGCCGGCTCTGAAGGGGCGGACGTTCTCGGAGACGTACACGGGGACGCTGGGAGCGTCTGTGCGGGTGGTGACGCCGGTGTACGCGGTGCGGGACGGACGGAACCAGGTGGTGGGGCTGGTCAGTGCCGGCATCACGATCGACGAGATCACGGCGCAGGCGCGGGGGCAACTGCTCGCGGTGGCGGGGGTGGCGCTGGCGGCGCTGGTGCTGGGCGGCGTGGGGACGTACGTGATCAACGCGCGGCTGCGGCGGCACACGCACGGGATGAACTCGACGGAGCTGAGCCGGATGCACGCCTATCACCAGGCGGCGCTGCACGCGGTGCGTGAGGGTCTGGTGATGCTGGACGGGCAGCGGCGGGTGGCGCTGATGAACGACGGGGCGCGGGAGCTGCTCGGGGTCGGGGCCGGGGACGCGGCGGTGGGGCGGTCGGTGGCGGAGCTGGGGCTGCCGCGGGCGTTGACGGGGGCGCTGCTGGCGGCGGAGCCGCGGGTGGACGAGGTGCATCTGACGGCGGACCGGGTGGTGGTCGTGAACACGTCTCCGGTGGCGAGCGGGGAGCGGCGGGGCACGGTGGTGACCTTGCGCGATCACACGGAGCTGCAGGCGGTGATGGGTGAGCTGGACTCGGAGCGGGGGTTCACGCAGGCGCTGCGGTCGCAGGCGCACGAGGCGGCGAACCGGTTGCACACGGTGGTGTCGCTGATCGAGCTGGGGCGGGCGGACGAGGCGGTCGAGTTCGCGACGGCGGAGCTGGAGCTGGCGCAGGCGCTGACGGATCAGGTGGTGGGGGCGGTGAGCGAGCCGGTGCTGGCGGCGCTGTTGCTGGGCAAAGCGGCGCAGGCGAACGAGCGCGGGGTGGAGCTGATGGTGTCGGCGGACACGCGGATCGACGACGGGCTGCTGCCGCGGGCGGTGCCGGCGCGGGACCTGGTGACGGTGCTCGGCAATCTGGTGGACAACGCGGTGGACGCGGCGCAGGGGTCGCCGGGCGCGCGGGTCACGGTGACGGCGCTGACGGCGGGCGAGGAGCTGGTGCTGCGGGTCGCGGACAGCGGGCCCGGGGTGGATCCGGCGCACGCGGACGATGTCTTCGAGCGCGGCTGGTCGACGAAGCCGGCGGGGCCCGGTGGTCGTGGCCTGGGTCTGGCGCTCGTACGGCAGGCGGTGGCGCGGGGCGGCGGCGTGCTGACGCTGGACCGCTCGGCGGACGGCGGGGCGGAGTTCACGGTGCGGTTGCCGCTGGGCGGGGCGAGGCCGGGGTCCGCGGCGTCGGACGAGGGGGTTCCGGGGCCGCGGGGCGGCGGCGCCGACGGGGCTCCGCGGGAGGCGGGCGCGGAACGGTCGGGGTCGGTGGCCGGGCGCGGTGACGCGGATGCGGCGCAGAGAGGCGGGCGGCGATGA
- the pyk gene encoding pyruvate kinase — protein MRRSKIVCTLGPAVDSEEQLVSLIEAGMNVARFNFSHGTHAEHQGRYDRVRAAAAKTGRAVGVLADLQGPKIRLETFAEGPVELVRGDEFTITTEDVPGDKSICGTTYKGLPGDVARGDQVLINDGNVELKVMDVEGPRVKTIVIEGGVISDHKGINLPGAAVNVPALSEKDIEDLRFALRMGCDMVALSFVRDADDVRDVHKVMDEEGRRVPVIAKVEKPQAVANMEGVVAAFDAVMVARGDLAVEYPLEKVPMVQKRLVEMCRRNAKPVIVATQMMESMITNSRPTRAEASDVANAILDGADAVMLSAESSVGAYPIETVKTMSKIVQAAEEELLSKGLQPLVPGKKPRTQGGSVARAACEIADFLDGKALVAFTKSGDTARRLCRYRTAQPILAFTTDDDTRNQLTLSWGVESFVVPHVDSTDAMVELVDAELVKLSRFNSGDTLVITAGSPPGVPGTTNMVRVHHLGGGDRD, from the coding sequence ATGCGCCGTTCCAAAATCGTCTGCACGCTGGGCCCCGCCGTCGACTCCGAAGAGCAGCTCGTCTCGCTGATCGAGGCCGGCATGAACGTGGCCCGATTCAACTTCAGCCACGGCACCCACGCCGAGCACCAGGGTCGCTACGACCGGGTCCGGGCCGCCGCCGCCAAGACCGGCCGCGCCGTGGGTGTGCTCGCCGACCTGCAGGGGCCCAAGATCCGCCTGGAGACCTTCGCCGAGGGACCCGTCGAGCTGGTGCGGGGTGACGAGTTCACCATCACCACCGAGGACGTCCCGGGCGACAAGTCGATCTGCGGCACGACGTACAAGGGCCTGCCCGGTGACGTCGCGCGCGGGGACCAGGTACTGATCAACGACGGCAACGTCGAGCTCAAGGTGATGGACGTCGAGGGCCCCCGGGTCAAGACGATCGTCATCGAGGGCGGGGTCATCTCCGACCACAAGGGCATCAACCTCCCGGGCGCGGCCGTCAACGTGCCGGCCCTGTCCGAGAAGGACATCGAGGACCTGCGCTTCGCGCTGCGGATGGGCTGCGACATGGTCGCCCTGTCCTTCGTGCGCGACGCGGACGACGTGCGGGACGTCCACAAGGTGATGGACGAGGAGGGCCGCCGGGTCCCCGTCATCGCCAAGGTGGAGAAGCCGCAGGCCGTCGCCAACATGGAGGGCGTCGTCGCGGCGTTCGACGCGGTGATGGTGGCCCGCGGCGACCTCGCGGTCGAGTACCCGCTGGAGAAGGTCCCGATGGTGCAGAAGCGCCTCGTGGAGATGTGCCGCCGCAACGCCAAGCCGGTGATCGTCGCGACCCAGATGATGGAGTCGATGATCACCAACTCGCGCCCGACCCGCGCCGAGGCCTCCGACGTGGCCAACGCGATCCTGGACGGGGCCGACGCGGTCATGCTGTCCGCCGAGTCCTCCGTGGGCGCCTACCCGATCGAGACCGTCAAGACGATGTCGAAGATCGTCCAGGCGGCCGAGGAGGAGCTGCTCAGCAAGGGGCTCCAGCCGCTCGTCCCGGGCAAGAAGCCGCGGACGCAGGGCGGTTCGGTGGCCCGTGCCGCGTGCGAGATCGCGGACTTCCTGGACGGCAAGGCGCTGGTCGCCTTCACCAAGTCCGGTGACACGGCCCGCCGCCTGTGCCGCTACCGCACGGCCCAGCCGATCCTGGCCTTCACCACGGACGACGACACCCGCAACCAGCTGACGCTCAGCTGGGGCGTCGAGTCCTTCGTCGTGCCGCACGTGGACTCCACGGACGCCATGGTGGAGCTGGTCGACGCCGAGCTGGTGAAGCTGAGCCGCTTCAACTCCGGTGACACCCTGGTCATCACCGCCGGTTCGCCCCCCGGCGTCCCCGGCACCACCAACATGGTCCGGGTGCACCACCTGGGCGGCGGCGACCGCGACTGA
- a CDS encoding response regulator: protein MSADGAGIRVLVVEDDPVAADAHALYVDRVPGFVTVARAQTAAGARRALERTAVDLILLDLHLPDGHGLALARSLRAAGHRADVIAVTSARDLAVVREGVSLGVVQYVLKPFTFATLRDRLLRYAEYRTSTGEAAGQDEVDRALANLRSPAPAALPKGLSAPTLERVTQAVRDAGADGVTAASAAETVGISRITARRYLEHLVDAGRAARSPQYGQVGRPELVYTWVRGAGAPH from the coding sequence ATGAGTGCGGACGGGGCCGGGATCCGGGTGCTGGTCGTCGAGGACGATCCGGTGGCCGCGGACGCGCACGCGTTGTACGTGGACCGGGTGCCCGGGTTCGTGACGGTGGCGCGGGCGCAGACGGCGGCCGGGGCGCGGCGGGCGCTGGAGCGGACGGCGGTGGATCTGATCCTGCTGGATCTGCATCTGCCGGACGGGCACGGGCTGGCGCTGGCGCGGTCGCTGCGGGCGGCGGGTCATCGGGCGGACGTGATCGCGGTGACGTCGGCGCGGGATCTCGCGGTGGTGCGGGAGGGGGTGTCGCTGGGGGTGGTGCAGTACGTGCTGAAGCCGTTCACGTTCGCCACGCTGCGGGACCGGCTGCTGCGGTACGCGGAGTACCGGACGTCGACCGGTGAGGCGGCGGGGCAGGACGAGGTGGACCGGGCGCTGGCGAACCTGCGCTCCCCCGCGCCGGCGGCGCTGCCGAAGGGGTTGAGCGCGCCGACGCTGGAGCGGGTGACGCAGGCGGTGCGGGACGCGGGCGCGGACGGGGTGACGGCGGCGTCGGCGGCGGAGACGGTCGGTATCTCGCGGATCACGGCGCGGCGCTATCTGGAGCATCTGGTGGACGCGGGGCGCGCGGCGCGCAGTCCGCAGTACGGGCAGGTGGGGCGACCGGAGCTCGTCTACACGTGGGTGCGGGGGGCCGGGGCGCCCCATTGA
- a CDS encoding helix-turn-helix domain-containing protein, producing MPVHPSDSAPPFNAPAARRLREALGMAPGHVAYGMRAQYGLAYVTPDTVIAWERGDAAPTAVELTALAGALWCSQAELIGEPRTLREHRLALGIAPEDVAREIGVDIHAYLRMEETGEWRGNERQSEALARVLRLAPRAFATVTGRDQLLANLLRSAVTARWQGQLRTVSRLVPVPRRELEDVLQEMHLEYQALMAATLTWGGGSSPDSGGAGREFLEGILDEFWSRIAAP from the coding sequence GTGCCCGTGCACCCAAGCGATTCCGCTCCGCCGTTCAACGCCCCCGCGGCCCGTCGCCTCCGCGAGGCGCTCGGGATGGCGCCGGGCCATGTCGCGTACGGCATGCGCGCCCAGTACGGGCTCGCGTACGTCACGCCGGACACCGTGATCGCCTGGGAGCGGGGTGACGCGGCGCCCACGGCGGTCGAACTCACCGCGCTCGCCGGCGCGCTGTGGTGTTCGCAGGCCGAGCTGATCGGGGAGCCGCGGACGCTGCGGGAGCACCGGCTCGCGCTCGGGATCGCGCCGGAGGACGTGGCGCGGGAGATCGGCGTCGACATCCACGCGTACCTGCGGATGGAGGAGACCGGCGAGTGGCGGGGCAACGAGCGCCAGTCGGAGGCGCTGGCCCGGGTGCTCCGGCTCGCGCCCCGCGCCTTCGCGACGGTGACCGGGCGGGACCAGCTGCTGGCGAACCTGCTGCGCAGCGCGGTGACGGCGCGCTGGCAGGGCCAGCTGCGGACGGTGTCCCGGCTGGTGCCGGTGCCGCGCCGGGAGCTGGAGGACGTGCTGCAGGAGATGCACCTGGAGTACCAGGCGCTGATGGCGGCCACGCTGACCTGGGGCGGCGGGTCGTCGCCGGACTCCGGTGGGGCGGGGCGGGAGTTCCTGGAGGGGATCCTGGACGAGTTCTGGTCCAGGATCGCCGCTCCGTGA
- the pta gene encoding phosphate acetyltransferase yields MTRSVYVTGIDRGDGRQVVELGVMELLTRQVDRVGVFRPLVHDGPDRLFDLLRARYRLSQDPASGYGLDYHEASAIQAEQGTDELVSRLVDRFHAVARDYDVVLVLGTDFADTQLPDELAINARLANEFGASVVPVVGGRRQTSESVRAEVRNAYRAYDGLGCDVLAMVVNRVVPGDRDEIAERLEGTLPVPAYVLPDDPALAAPTVAQITHHLGGTVLLGDDSGLARNALNFVFGGAMLPNLLNALTPGCMVVTPGDRADLVVGSLAAHSAGTPPIAGVLLTLNERPGEAILKLADRLAPGTPVVAVEGGSFPTAAELFSLEGKLNAATPRKAETALGLFERYVDTAELLKSVQAPSSDRVTPMMFEHKLLEQARADKRRVVLPEGTEERVLRAADVLLRRGVCDLTLLGPVEQIRKKAADLGVDLTGAEIIDPQTSDLRERFAAAYAQLRAHKGVTVELAYDVVADVNYFGTLMVQEGLADGMVSGSVHSTAATIRPAFEIIKTKPDAAIVSSVFFMCLADKVLVYGDCAVNPDPDAHQLADIATQSAVTAARFGVEPRIAMLSYSTGTSGTGADVDKVREATELVRERRPDLKIEGPIQYDAAVEPSVAATKLPGSEVAGQASVLIFPDLNTGNNTYKAVQRSAGAIAVGPVLQGLRKPVNDLSRGALVGDIVNTVAITAIQAQTPTEKAAQ; encoded by the coding sequence GTGACGCGCAGCGTGTACGTGACCGGGATCGACCGGGGCGACGGCCGTCAGGTCGTCGAGCTGGGAGTCATGGAGCTCCTGACCCGTCAGGTCGACCGGGTGGGGGTCTTCCGTCCGCTCGTCCACGACGGACCCGATCGGCTGTTCGATCTGCTGCGGGCGCGGTACCGCCTGTCGCAGGATCCGGCCAGCGGGTACGGGCTCGACTATCACGAGGCGTCGGCGATCCAGGCGGAGCAGGGCACGGACGAGCTGGTGTCGCGGCTGGTGGACCGGTTCCACGCGGTGGCCCGGGACTACGACGTGGTGCTGGTGCTCGGCACGGACTTCGCGGACACGCAGCTGCCGGACGAGCTGGCGATCAACGCGCGCCTGGCGAACGAGTTCGGGGCCTCGGTGGTGCCGGTGGTCGGCGGCCGCCGGCAGACCTCGGAGTCGGTGCGCGCGGAGGTGCGCAACGCGTACCGCGCCTATGACGGCCTGGGCTGCGACGTGCTGGCGATGGTGGTGAACCGGGTGGTGCCCGGGGACCGGGACGAGATAGCGGAGCGGCTGGAGGGCACGCTGCCCGTCCCCGCGTACGTGCTGCCCGACGATCCGGCGCTCGCCGCGCCGACCGTCGCCCAGATCACGCACCACCTGGGCGGCACGGTGCTGCTCGGCGACGACTCGGGCCTGGCGAGGAACGCGCTGAACTTCGTGTTCGGCGGGGCGATGCTGCCCAATCTCCTGAACGCGCTGACGCCCGGCTGCATGGTCGTGACGCCCGGGGACCGCGCGGACCTGGTGGTCGGCTCGCTGGCGGCGCACAGCGCGGGCACCCCGCCGATCGCGGGCGTGCTGCTGACGCTGAACGAGCGGCCGGGCGAGGCGATCCTGAAGCTGGCCGACCGGCTGGCGCCGGGCACGCCGGTGGTGGCGGTGGAGGGCGGCTCGTTCCCGACGGCGGCCGAACTGTTCTCCCTGGAAGGGAAGTTGAACGCGGCGACGCCGCGCAAGGCGGAGACGGCGCTCGGCCTGTTCGAGCGGTACGTGGACACGGCGGAGCTGCTGAAGTCGGTGCAGGCGCCGTCCAGCGACCGGGTCACGCCGATGATGTTCGAGCACAAGCTGCTCGAACAGGCCCGTGCGGACAAGCGCCGGGTGGTGCTGCCGGAGGGCACGGAGGAGCGGGTGCTGCGCGCGGCCGACGTGCTGCTGCGGCGCGGGGTGTGCGATCTGACGCTGCTCGGCCCGGTCGAGCAGATCCGCAAGAAGGCGGCCGACCTCGGGGTCGACCTGACGGGCGCCGAGATCATCGACCCGCAGACCTCGGACCTGAGGGAACGGTTCGCCGCCGCGTACGCGCAGCTGCGCGCCCACAAGGGCGTCACCGTGGAGCTGGCGTACGACGTGGTGGCCGACGTGAACTACTTCGGCACGCTGATGGTGCAGGAGGGCCTGGCCGACGGCATGGTGTCGGGTTCGGTGCACTCGACGGCCGCGACGATCCGCCCCGCGTTCGAGATCATCAAGACGAAGCCGGACGCGGCGATCGTCTCCTCCGTGTTCTTCATGTGCCTGGCCGACAAGGTCCTGGTGTACGGGGACTGCGCGGTGAACCCGGACCCGGACGCGCACCAGCTCGCCGACATCGCGACCCAGTCCGCCGTGACCGCCGCCCGCTTCGGGGTGGAGCCGCGGATCGCGATGCTGTCGTACTCGACGGGCACCTCCGGCACGGGCGCGGACGTCGACAAGGTGCGCGAGGCGACGGAGCTGGTGCGCGAGCGCCGCCCGGACCTGAAGATCGAGGGGCCGATCCAGTACGACGCGGCGGTCGAGCCGTCGGTCGCGGCGACCAAGCTGCCGGGTTCGGAGGTCGCGGGTCAGGCGAGCGTGCTGATCTTCCCGGACCTCAACACCGGCAACAACACGTACAAGGCCGTGCAGCGGTCGGCCGGCGCGATCGCGGTCGGCCCGGTCCTGCAGGGCCTGCGCAAGCCGGTCAACGACCTGTCCCGCGGCGCGCTCGTCGGGGACATCGTGAACACCGTCGCCATCACGGCGATCCAGGCCCAGACCCCCACCGAGAAGGCTGCACAGTGA
- a CDS encoding acetate kinase: MTSPTPATPPAAPATRVLVLNSGSSSVKYQLLDMRDSARLAVGLVERIGEETSRLKHTPLLGGGGQSREQIRPIADHEEALKAVAEELAADGLGLDSPELAAIGHRVVHGGKLFTRPTVIDDAVLKEVERLIPVAPLHNPANLTGIRTAMALRPDLPQVAVFDTAFHTTMPESAARYAIDVRTADEHRIRRYGFHGTSHAYVSRKTAELLGKEPQEVNVIVLHLGNGASASAVRGGVCVDTSMGLTPLEGLVMGTRSGDVDPAVIFHLMRVGNMSADEIDVLLNKKSGLIGLCGDNDMREIRRRVDEGDEAARLAFEIYVHRLKKYIGAYYAVLGRVDAVAFTAGVGENAAPVREAAIAGLEELGLVVDGELNSVRSDEARIISPAYARVAVAVVPTDEELEIARQTYALVAPRND; this comes from the coding sequence GTGACCTCGCCGACCCCCGCGACCCCGCCGGCCGCGCCCGCGACCCGCGTCCTCGTCCTCAACTCCGGCTCGTCGTCGGTGAAGTACCAGCTGCTCGACATGCGCGACAGCGCGCGGCTCGCGGTGGGCCTGGTGGAGCGGATCGGTGAGGAGACGTCGCGGCTGAAGCACACGCCGCTGCTGGGCGGCGGCGGGCAGAGCCGGGAGCAGATCCGGCCGATCGCCGATCACGAGGAGGCCCTCAAGGCGGTCGCCGAGGAGCTGGCTGCGGACGGGCTCGGCCTGGACTCCCCCGAGCTGGCGGCGATCGGTCACCGGGTGGTGCACGGCGGAAAGCTGTTCACCCGGCCGACGGTGATCGACGACGCGGTCCTCAAGGAGGTGGAGCGGCTGATCCCGGTGGCGCCGCTGCACAACCCGGCGAACCTGACGGGGATCCGTACGGCCATGGCGCTGCGCCCGGACCTGCCGCAGGTGGCGGTCTTCGACACGGCGTTCCACACGACGATGCCGGAGTCGGCGGCGCGCTACGCGATCGATGTGAGGACGGCGGACGAGCACCGCATCCGGCGTTACGGCTTCCACGGCACGTCGCACGCGTACGTGTCGCGGAAGACGGCGGAGCTGCTGGGCAAGGAGCCGCAGGAGGTGAACGTCATCGTGCTGCACCTGGGCAACGGCGCCTCCGCGTCGGCCGTGCGCGGCGGGGTGTGCGTGGACACCTCGATGGGGCTCACTCCGCTGGAGGGGCTGGTGATGGGGACGCGTTCAGGCGATGTCGACCCGGCGGTCATCTTCCATCTGATGCGGGTGGGCAACATGTCGGCGGACGAGATCGACGTGCTGCTCAACAAGAAGAGCGGTCTGATCGGACTGTGCGGCGACAACGACATGCGCGAGATCCGCCGCCGCGTCGACGAGGGCGACGAGGCGGCGCGGCTGGCCTTCGAGATCTACGTCCACCGGCTGAAGAAGTACATCGGCGCCTATTACGCGGTGCTGGGCCGGGTGGACGCGGTGGCGTTCACGGCGGGGGTCGGGGAGAACGCGGCTCCGGTGCGCGAGGCCGCGATCGCCGGTCTGGAGGAACTGGGGCTCGTGGTGGACGGGGAGCTGAATTCCGTACGTTCCGACGAGGCCCGGATCATCTCGCCCGCGTACGCGCGGGTGGCCGTGGCCGTGGTGCCGACCGACGAGGAGCTGGAGATCGCGCGGCAGACCTACGCCCTGGTCGCGCCGCGCAACGACTGA
- a CDS encoding ATP-dependent 6-phosphofructokinase has protein sequence MRIGVLTAGGDCPGLNAVIRSVVHRAVTHYGDEVLGFEDGYAGLLEGRYRPLDLNAVSGILARGGTILGSSRLERDKFRAACENAKALAEEIGFDVLIPIGGEGTLTAARMLSDAGLPVVGVPKTIDNDISSTDRTFGFDTAVGVATEAMDRLKTTAESHQRVMVVEVMGRHAGWIALESGMAGGAHGICLPERPFDPADLVAMVEERFARGKKFAVICVAEGAHPAEGTMNYGKGEIDQFGHERFQGIGTALARELEHRLGKEARPVILGHIQRGGTPTAYDRVLATRFGWHAVEAAHQGVFGRMTALSGTDVVMVPLAEAVTELKTVPKDRMDEAESVF, from the coding sequence ATGCGTATCGGAGTTCTGACCGCAGGCGGCGACTGCCCTGGCCTGAACGCAGTGATCCGGTCGGTCGTGCACCGCGCCGTCACGCACTACGGCGACGAGGTGCTCGGCTTCGAGGACGGCTACGCGGGACTCCTGGAGGGGCGCTACCGACCCCTCGACCTCAACGCGGTCAGCGGCATCCTCGCCCGGGGCGGCACCATCCTCGGCTCCTCCCGCCTGGAGCGCGACAAGTTCCGCGCCGCCTGCGAGAACGCGAAGGCCCTCGCCGAGGAGATCGGCTTCGACGTGCTCATCCCGATCGGCGGCGAGGGCACGCTGACCGCCGCCCGCATGCTGTCGGACGCCGGGCTGCCCGTCGTCGGCGTCCCCAAGACGATCGACAACGACATCTCCTCCACCGACCGCACCTTCGGCTTCGACACCGCCGTCGGCGTCGCCACCGAGGCCATGGACCGCCTCAAGACCACCGCCGAGTCGCACCAGCGCGTCATGGTCGTCGAGGTCATGGGCCGGCACGCCGGCTGGATCGCCCTCGAGTCCGGCATGGCCGGCGGCGCCCACGGCATCTGCCTGCCCGAGCGTCCCTTCGACCCCGCCGACCTCGTCGCCATGGTCGAGGAGCGCTTCGCCCGCGGCAAGAAGTTCGCCGTCATCTGCGTCGCCGAGGGCGCCCACCCCGCCGAGGGCACCATGAACTACGGCAAGGGCGAGATCGACCAGTTCGGCCACGAGCGCTTCCAGGGCATCGGCACCGCCCTCGCCCGCGAGCTGGAGCACCGCCTCGGCAAGGAGGCCCGGCCGGTCATCCTCGGCCACATCCAGCGCGGCGGCACCCCCACCGCGTACGACCGCGTCCTCGCCACCCGCTTCGGCTGGCACGCCGTCGAGGCCGCGCACCAGGGCGTCTTCGGCCGCATGACCGCACTGAGCGGCACCGACGTCGTCATGGTGCCCCTCGCCGAGGCCGTCACCGAGCTCAAGACCGTCCCCAAGGACCGCATGGACGAGGCCGAGTCGGTCTTCTAG
- a CDS encoding Ig-like domain-containing protein encodes MIKSVRRGDASVGAEGRRTRGRRNLSVALLTTTLAGAFTVPMTVVAHAAPDCTTSTNPPIFRTLSGSNFEIDTSANLRVNGTGDCIDWRSSSTNTLRSGVLKKADRPSGSNDNSFTMGSSENDPDPKITTGSIPPNKSDLTNFGVYTETNTTPKFLELFWTRLNSPSGTTNMDFELNQKFCDPTASPTNCANNGDKETATPVRTAGDKLITYDLSRGGTVPTISIRTWSGSAWGSPTVISGGNSPQALGSVNSAAIPAGEAAGVGTPAGAGLDPFTFGEASISFDALFPPGSSCTSFGSVYAKSRSSDSFTAELKDFIDPEKVQISNCTSLTTNATATAPIEDSITDSATLAGGNNPTGTITFRAFDAAGCAAGDQVFTSTVPVDNGNGTYTSEPFTPTAVGTYYWTAQYSGDANNSPSASACGDDNESSEIKKANASISTLLSDSSITIGGSASDTATLNNATADAGGTVTYSVYSNIACTEGQRDAGTVNVTDGTVPPSNSLDFPETGTFYWQAHYSGDAKNEEALSPCESEPLTVGKAGADVDTAQEWTPQDSVTVNATAGGTPTGDVTFKLFGPNDADCSTTPKYTETVTLDADGKAKTSNDTFVVNKANAGQYRWKVMYNGDDNHDTALSQCGVENSTLTVTDSNA; translated from the coding sequence ATGATCAAATCCGTACGCCGCGGTGACGCCTCGGTCGGGGCCGAGGGCAGACGCACGAGGGGCCGCCGCAATCTCTCGGTGGCACTCCTCACCACCACGCTCGCCGGCGCGTTCACGGTGCCGATGACAGTGGTCGCTCACGCTGCGCCCGACTGTACGACGAGCACCAACCCGCCTATCTTCCGCACCCTGTCCGGCAGCAACTTCGAGATCGACACCAGTGCGAACCTGAGGGTCAACGGCACGGGCGACTGCATCGACTGGCGCAGCAGCAGCACGAACACACTGCGCTCCGGGGTTCTGAAGAAGGCCGACAGGCCGAGCGGCAGCAACGACAACTCCTTCACCATGGGCTCGTCCGAGAACGACCCGGACCCGAAAATCACCACCGGTTCGATCCCGCCGAACAAGAGCGACCTGACGAACTTCGGCGTCTATACGGAGACGAACACCACGCCGAAGTTCCTCGAACTGTTCTGGACGCGGCTGAACAGCCCGTCCGGCACCACGAATATGGACTTCGAGCTGAACCAGAAGTTCTGCGACCCGACGGCGAGCCCGACGAACTGTGCGAACAACGGCGACAAGGAGACCGCGACCCCGGTCCGCACCGCAGGCGACAAGCTGATCACCTACGACCTCTCCAGGGGCGGCACCGTCCCGACCATCTCCATCCGCACCTGGTCCGGCTCGGCCTGGGGCAGCCCGACCGTCATCAGCGGCGGCAACAGCCCGCAGGCTCTGGGGTCGGTCAACTCCGCCGCGATCCCCGCCGGCGAGGCCGCGGGCGTCGGCACGCCGGCCGGGGCCGGTCTGGACCCGTTCACGTTCGGCGAGGCGTCGATCTCGTTCGACGCGCTCTTCCCGCCGGGCAGCAGCTGCACCTCGTTCGGCTCCGTCTACGCCAAGAGCCGTTCTTCGGACTCGTTCACTGCCGAGCTGAAGGACTTCATCGACCCCGAGAAGGTGCAGATCAGCAACTGCACCTCGCTGACCACCAACGCGACGGCGACCGCCCCGATCGAGGACTCGATCACGGACAGCGCCACCCTCGCCGGGGGCAACAACCCGACCGGAACCATCACGTTCCGCGCCTTCGACGCGGCCGGGTGCGCCGCCGGTGACCAGGTCTTCACCAGCACCGTCCCGGTGGACAACGGCAACGGCACCTACACCTCGGAGCCGTTCACCCCGACCGCCGTCGGCACGTACTACTGGACGGCCCAGTACAGCGGTGACGCGAACAACTCGCCGTCCGCCAGCGCCTGCGGTGACGACAACGAGTCGTCCGAGATCAAGAAGGCGAACGCGTCGATCAGCACGCTGCTCTCCGACTCGTCGATCACGATCGGCGGCTCGGCGTCCGACACGGCGACGCTGAACAACGCGACCGCGGACGCGGGCGGCACGGTCACGTACTCCGTGTACTCCAACATCGCGTGCACCGAGGGTCAGCGTGACGCCGGCACGGTGAATGTCACGGACGGGACCGTCCCCCCCTCGAACTCGCTGGACTTCCCCGAGACCGGCACCTTCTACTGGCAGGCGCACTACAGCGGCGACGCCAAGAACGAAGAGGCGCTGAGCCCCTGCGAGTCCGAGCCGCTGACCGTGGGCAAGGCGGGCGCGGACGTCGACACCGCCCAGGAGTGGACCCCGCAGGACTCCGTCACGGTCAACGCGACGGCCGGCGGCACCCCGACCGGTGACGTCACGTTCAAGCTGTTCGGTCCGAACGACGCGGACTGCTCCACGACCCCGAAGTACACCGAGACGGTGACGCTCGACGCCGACGGCAAGGCCAAGACGTCCAACGACACCTTCGTGGTGAACAAGGCCAACGCCGGTCAGTACCGGTGGAAGGTCATGTACAACGGCGACGACAACCACGACACAGCCCTCAGCCAGTGCGGCGTGGAGAACTCCACCCTCACGGTCACGGACTCGAACGCCTAG